The following are encoded together in the Haloarcula rubripromontorii genome:
- a CDS encoding glycosyltransferase family 2 protein, whose translation MKSLSVCTATYNNSDTIRRALDSINSLADEIVVLDSHSTDGTRDIVDEYANSVIYDYEFEGFADMFRTATEKSSNEWVLFVDADEEVKEDLAREIQNTLDSPSEDAYQAEKKNRMWGEWMHATHKPRPILARKQALSWDDSLVGEEWKVREEFTTGELRNPIHHYAYDDIDEYLEKWVRYTAADALDEWRAGHTPSIPKYYFKGIAAFWYRYIYEKAVLDGWQGLFFAVMSGVFYPVVDAKMRYIQMVQRQNEDWEDWWIETKL comes from the coding sequence ATGAAATCACTCTCTGTTTGCACTGCCACATACAATAATTCAGATACAATAAGAAGGGCCCTTGACAGCATTAATTCGCTCGCCGATGAAATCGTTGTATTAGATAGTCATTCAACAGATGGAACAAGAGATATTGTCGACGAATATGCAAATTCAGTCATCTACGATTATGAATTTGAGGGATTCGCAGATATGTTTCGGACTGCAACAGAGAAGTCATCAAATGAATGGGTACTCTTTGTTGATGCAGATGAAGAAGTCAAGGAAGACCTAGCTCGTGAAATTCAAAACACCCTTGATAGCCCCTCTGAAGATGCATACCAAGCAGAGAAAAAAAACCGTATGTGGGGAGAGTGGATGCATGCTACCCACAAGCCGCGCCCGATTCTTGCTCGAAAGCAGGCACTTAGTTGGGATGACTCTTTAGTGGGAGAGGAATGGAAGGTCCGGGAGGAGTTTACTACAGGCGAGCTTCGTAATCCAATTCATCATTACGCCTACGATGACATTGACGAATATTTGGAAAAGTGGGTGAGATATACAGCAGCAGATGCACTCGACGAATGGAGAGCAGGACACACCCCATCGATTCCCAAATACTATTTCAAGGGCATTGCCGCATTTTGGTACCGGTATATATACGAGAAGGCAGTACTTGACGGATGGCAAGGGCTATTTTTTGCCGTTATGTCTGGGGTTTTCTACCCCGTAGTTGATGCCAAGATGCGGTATATTCAGATGGTTCAGAGGCAAAATGAGGATTGGGAAGATTGGTGGATTGAGACGAAGCTATAA
- a CDS encoding glycosyltransferase family 4 protein, with product MKIGFITSEYPPNNPGGAGISSKLIVDSLRDEGVDVDVYAIVGDEGSPELQDGIYKLPDQSHYPGPKTIGENISVFRHLPSLGEYDLLHAYNVRHLPGVVLRSSVPVISTMNNHTWISPDAEQHLREGLPQYDLPTIFRHSQTNGYTGIQAPIRSAIECVGKAVAKRVDHYTVQTEGMKTVMTRSGYDPEKIDVIPNILDERFRSDGISSERYILFVGQLYDHKGPLEVIRAFDALPRRLKDNWNLRIYGKGKLKSKIEAIISEKDLTQVSINYSSYRKLPEVYANAGLLVHASKYTEPFSRTWLEAMASGTPLVASRNPSSSDILKDVAKFYDPFDTQALTETLQEVLENQSMRESMARSGKHRVKRYTPEKIGRMYTDLYSRMIS from the coding sequence ATGAAGATTGGATTTATAACATCAGAATACCCTCCAAATAACCCAGGAGGTGCGGGAATCAGCAGTAAATTAATTGTCGATAGTCTTCGCGATGAAGGTGTTGATGTCGATGTGTACGCCATCGTGGGCGATGAGGGTTCTCCCGAACTACAGGACGGAATTTATAAGCTACCGGACCAGTCGCACTATCCTGGCCCAAAAACCATCGGGGAGAACATCAGTGTATTTCGTCACTTACCTTCATTAGGTGAGTATGATTTACTTCATGCCTACAATGTTAGACATTTGCCAGGAGTGGTTCTGAGGAGTTCAGTTCCAGTTATTTCGACAATGAATAATCATACATGGATCTCGCCAGATGCCGAGCAACATCTCCGAGAAGGCTTACCCCAGTATGACTTACCAACGATCTTCCGTCACTCTCAGACTAATGGATACACTGGCATTCAGGCACCAATTCGTAGCGCAATAGAATGTGTTGGGAAAGCAGTAGCTAAGCGTGTTGACCACTACACCGTTCAGACTGAGGGGATGAAAACAGTAATGACCCGTTCTGGCTATGACCCCGAAAAAATAGACGTGATCCCAAATATTTTAGATGAGCGATTCAGGTCTGACGGAATAAGCAGCGAGCGCTATATACTATTTGTTGGCCAACTGTACGATCATAAGGGGCCGCTTGAAGTTATACGAGCGTTTGACGCTCTTCCGAGAAGACTAAAAGACAACTGGAATCTTAGAATCTATGGAAAAGGCAAGCTCAAATCAAAAATTGAGGCCATTATATCCGAGAAAGATCTCACACAGGTTAGCATAAATTATAGTTCCTACAGGAAACTACCGGAAGTTTACGCAAATGCAGGATTACTTGTTCATGCCTCAAAATACACAGAGCCATTTTCACGGACTTGGTTAGAAGCGATGGCGTCTGGAACACCACTCGTTGCCTCCAGAAACCCCAGCTCGTCAGACATTCTCAAAGATGTGGCCAAATTCTATGATCCGTTTGATACGCAGGCATTAACAGAAACTCTACAGGAGGTACTAGAAAACCAAAGTATGAGGGAATCAATGGCCAGATCCGGAAAGCACAGGGTGAAAAGATACACTCCAGAAAAGATAGGCAGAATGTATACCGATCTCTACAGTCGGATGATTTCGTAG
- a CDS encoding ATPase: MVGLAPDDDRILLAECKWTSEPVGHALVTQLGEKTERVRWGSNTRDVEFALFSRNGFVEGLANDIDSDWSPFGPSEVETLL; this comes from the coding sequence ATCGTCGGGCTTGCTCCGGATGATGACCGTATACTGCTCGCAGAATGTAAATGGACAAGTGAGCCGGTTGGCCACGCACTCGTCACACAGCTCGGCGAGAAAACCGAGCGGGTTCGCTGGGGTTCGAACACTCGAGATGTCGAATTCGCACTGTTCTCGAGGAATGGATTCGTAGAGGGGCTCGCTAACGACATCGATTCGGACTGGTCGCCGTTCGGGCCAAGCGAGGTGGAGACGCTGCTGTAA
- a CDS encoding metal-dependent hydrolase, whose translation MVLPSEHFIIALLPIAAYAVIRDQRLPSLQLLAVAFFGSQFPDLVDKPLAYELFLIPSGRVFMHSLPFALPLAIAVVAYGIRTERARLGGAFAFAHLSHLVADNQQLLPPNPRMSPDLLWPLQPPVARSAIPNWAGAGSVNLHLWTAFSAVVLALAAYVLVADLRAQLEV comes from the coding sequence ATGGTCCTCCCAAGCGAGCACTTCATTATCGCCCTCCTTCCCATCGCGGCGTATGCGGTCATTCGAGACCAACGACTGCCGTCGCTCCAGTTACTCGCAGTCGCGTTCTTCGGGAGCCAGTTCCCGGACCTCGTCGACAAGCCCCTGGCGTACGAACTGTTTCTCATCCCGTCCGGGCGGGTGTTCATGCACTCGCTCCCGTTTGCGCTCCCGCTCGCGATTGCTGTCGTCGCGTATGGCATCCGGACGGAGCGGGCGCGGCTCGGTGGGGCGTTCGCGTTCGCCCATCTCTCGCACCTGGTCGCCGATAATCAGCAACTGCTCCCGCCGAACCCACGCATGTCTCCGGACCTGCTCTGGCCCCTCCAGCCTCCCGTTGCTCGGTCGGCTATCCCCAACTGGGCCGGTGCGGGGTCGGTGAATCTCCACCTCTGGACTGCGTTTTCAGCTGTCGTTCTCGCTTTGGCGGCGTACGTGCTGGTAGCGGACCTGAGAGCCCAGCTTGAAGTATGA
- a CDS encoding UPF0179 family protein, translating to MTTVTLVGTRLAEAGAEFVYRGEANGCAGCPYRDQCLNLTTGTRYRITTVRESGQTLDCAMHQDGVRAVEVEPAPIKANVPSKGAYAGSKASLMGPCPHTECPSHPYCEPAGADFDEEYRIDEIIGDPPHDYCMLDRDLTLVKLEGDDK from the coding sequence ATGACCACCGTCACGCTCGTCGGGACGCGCCTCGCCGAGGCCGGCGCGGAGTTCGTCTACCGCGGCGAAGCCAACGGCTGTGCGGGCTGTCCCTACCGCGACCAGTGTCTCAATCTGACGACTGGGACCCGGTACCGGATTACCACTGTCAGAGAGAGCGGGCAAACGCTAGACTGCGCTATGCATCAAGACGGTGTGCGGGCCGTCGAAGTCGAGCCCGCGCCGATCAAAGCGAACGTACCCTCGAAGGGAGCCTATGCCGGGAGCAAAGCGTCACTGATGGGCCCCTGTCCACACACTGAGTGTCCCAGCCATCCCTACTGTGAGCCCGCCGGAGCCGACTTCGACGAGGAGTACCGGATTGACGAGATTATCGGCGACCCGCCGCATGATTACTGCATGCTAGACCGCGACCTGACGCTAGTCAAGTTGGAAGGCGACGACAAGTAG
- a CDS encoding DUF5820 family protein, whose product MDLSGLPDDWTVWNETDEKLILAYRPDVFDSEQFPAPCLPTIYLTRGKRTRRPGADRTGESWYVTFYLEPDVERDADSYEGRDTAVEGAVELATRFADGDLDYRSLYQVPRDAYLDKLDDLTGRS is encoded by the coding sequence ATGGACCTGTCGGGCCTCCCTGACGACTGGACGGTGTGGAACGAGACCGACGAGAAGCTCATCCTCGCGTACCGCCCGGACGTCTTCGACTCCGAGCAGTTTCCGGCACCGTGCTTGCCGACCATCTACCTCACACGCGGGAAGCGGACCCGTCGCCCCGGCGCTGACCGGACCGGTGAGAGCTGGTACGTCACCTTCTATCTGGAGCCCGATGTCGAGCGCGACGCTGATTCCTACGAGGGCCGCGACACTGCCGTTGAAGGCGCTGTTGAACTGGCGACCCGGTTCGCCGACGGCGACCTGGACTACCGGTCGCTGTATCAGGTACCCCGTGATGCGTATCTCGACAAACTGGACGACCTGACCGGGCGGTCATGA
- a CDS encoding PrkA family serine protein kinase: protein MSKNKETLEALSKEYRDTIPADLRKTNTFDWYLQQLYDEPKIARNAHQRVADMFDYYGKTYDEEAGVVEYELASEDPLNDGENTFYGRVIHEAIHEFVNKVKSGARGLGPEKRIKLLLGPVGSGKSDFDRQVRRYFEDYTSRDEGRMYTFRWTNLCDVIHDQDPADDVVRSPMNQDPLVLLPQAQRDKVIEDINEDLDAPYTIRNEQSLDPASEFYMDRLLAEYDDDLQAVLENHVEVVRFVADENQRRGIETFEPKDKKNQDETELTGDVNYSKIAIYGESDPRAFDYSGAFCNANRGIFSGEELLKLQREFLYDFLHASQEQTIKPKNNPRIDIDQVIVGRTNMPEYRDKKGDEKMEAFNDRTKRIDFPYVLQYEAEAQIYQKMLRNADLPDIQVEPHTLEMAGLFGVLTRIEEPDNESIDLIQKAKAYNGEIDEADDVDVKKLREEAEKMADIGEGMDGVSPRFIGDEIAEAIMDSMHRSRDFLSPLTTFNHLEGNLENHGSIDEESFSKYYRFLELVREEYKERAIEDVRHALAYDMDEIQRQGEKYMDHVMAYIDDATVEDELTGREQEPDEQFLRSVEEKLNLPEDRKDDFRQEVSNWVSRRAREGDTFNPQDNDRLRRALERKLWEDKKHNINFSALVSSSEMDDEERNQWIDALIEQGYSEEGAKEVLEFAGAEVAKSEMEE, encoded by the coding sequence ATGAGCAAAAACAAAGAGACACTTGAAGCGCTGAGCAAGGAGTACCGTGACACGATACCGGCGGACCTCCGGAAGACGAACACGTTCGACTGGTATCTGCAACAGTTGTACGACGAACCGAAGATCGCCCGCAACGCCCACCAGCGCGTGGCGGACATGTTCGACTACTACGGCAAGACCTACGACGAGGAGGCCGGCGTCGTCGAGTACGAACTGGCGAGCGAGGACCCGCTGAACGACGGCGAGAACACCTTCTACGGCCGGGTCATCCACGAGGCGATCCACGAGTTCGTCAACAAGGTCAAATCCGGCGCTCGCGGGCTCGGTCCCGAAAAGCGAATCAAACTACTGCTGGGACCGGTCGGATCGGGCAAGTCCGACTTCGACCGCCAGGTCCGGCGCTACTTCGAGGACTACACGAGCCGGGACGAGGGCCGGATGTACACGTTCCGCTGGACGAACCTCTGTGACGTCATCCACGATCAGGACCCCGCCGACGACGTGGTCCGGTCGCCGATGAACCAGGACCCGCTCGTGCTCCTCCCGCAGGCACAGCGGGACAAGGTCATCGAAGACATCAACGAGGACCTCGATGCGCCCTACACCATCCGTAACGAGCAGTCGCTGGACCCGGCCTCGGAGTTCTACATGGACCGCCTGCTGGCCGAGTACGACGATGATCTGCAGGCCGTTCTCGAAAACCACGTCGAGGTCGTCCGCTTCGTCGCCGACGAGAACCAGCGGCGCGGTATCGAGACCTTCGAACCGAAAGACAAGAAGAATCAGGACGAGACGGAACTCACCGGCGACGTCAACTACTCGAAGATCGCCATCTACGGCGAGAGCGACCCGCGAGCGTTCGATTACTCCGGGGCGTTCTGTAACGCCAACCGCGGCATCTTCTCGGGGGAGGAGCTGCTGAAACTCCAGCGGGAGTTCCTCTATGATTTCCTCCATGCCAGTCAAGAACAGACAATCAAGCCCAAGAACAACCCCCGTATCGACATCGACCAGGTCATCGTCGGCCGGACGAACATGCCCGAGTACCGGGACAAGAAAGGCGACGAGAAGATGGAGGCCTTCAACGACCGCACGAAGCGCATCGACTTCCCCTACGTCCTCCAGTACGAGGCCGAAGCTCAGATCTACCAGAAGATGCTGCGCAACGCCGACCTGCCGGACATCCAGGTCGAGCCACACACTCTGGAGATGGCCGGCCTGTTCGGCGTGCTCACCCGCATCGAGGAGCCGGACAACGAGTCGATAGACCTCATCCAGAAGGCGAAAGCCTACAACGGCGAGATAGACGAGGCCGACGATGTCGACGTGAAGAAGCTCCGTGAGGAGGCGGAAAAGATGGCTGACATCGGCGAGGGGATGGACGGCGTCTCCCCGCGGTTCATCGGCGACGAGATCGCCGAGGCCATCATGGACTCGATGCACCGCAGTCGAGACTTCCTCTCGCCGCTGACGACGTTCAACCACCTCGAAGGCAACCTCGAAAACCACGGCTCCATCGACGAAGAGTCGTTCAGCAAGTACTACCGCTTCCTCGAACTCGTCCGCGAGGAGTACAAGGAGCGGGCCATCGAGGACGTGCGCCACGCGCTGGCATATGACATGGACGAGATACAGCGCCAGGGCGAGAAGTACATGGACCACGTCATGGCCTACATCGACGACGCGACCGTCGAGGACGAACTCACCGGCCGCGAGCAGGAACCGGACGAACAGTTCCTCCGCTCGGTCGAGGAGAAGCTCAATCTCCCCGAGGACCGCAAGGACGACTTCCGGCAGGAAGTGTCCAACTGGGTGTCCCGGCGCGCCCGCGAGGGTGATACGTTCAATCCGCAGGACAACGACCGCCTGCGCCGGGCGCTGGAACGCAAGCTCTGGGAGGACAAGAAACACAACATCAACTTCTCCGCGCTGGTCTCCAGTTCGGAGATGGACGACGAGGAGCGCAACCAGTGGATTGACGCCCTCATCGAGCAGGGCTACTCCGAGGAGGGAGCCAAGGAAGTGCTCGAATTCGCCGGTGCGGAGGTCGCCAAAAGCGAGATGGAAGAGTAA
- a CDS encoding PrkA family serine protein kinase, which yields MTGQEYIDRADESLDAAYEAPMSLAEYVDAVLETPQIAAHASKYLLDAIEDAGTRLVIEEGEEKERYRFFDDPYNDGEHAILGNTEVLNAFVDDLRSIAAGRGKDEKIIWLEGPTATGKSELKRCLINGLREYSKTPEGRRYTVEWNVAGAGGNATSMTYGNAAIEDEDDWYESPVQAHPLTVFPDDVRTDLLTEVNERLDDHIPIRVDGELDPFSREAYDFLEEQYRRQGETDLFSAVTQPAHLRVKNFVVDVGRGIGILHSEDEGTPKERLVGSWMHGMLRELDSRGRKNPQAFSYDGVLSQGNGLLTVVEDAAQHADLLQKLLNVPDESHVKLDKGIGMDVDTQLVIISNPDLEAQLNKHADREGQDPLKALKRRLDKHEFTYLTNLSLEAQLLRRELTNETRVWDPESWDELETWIQEPLTISVRDDVASATEKELAPHTVESAALYAVVSRLDSAEIPTGLDLVDKALLFDRGYLMEGDERVDIEDYDLETTAEDGDHGIPVTYVRDIIADLLHEPQDRHHPDLPVEHVLMPRDVLNAVAEGLEDAPVFSTGEATEYEERVVTVKNYIFGQQEQDVLDAMMRDKRVDEATVEEYIEHVYAWESDDQIENERGELVDPDPLKMKVFEIEHLGRFDEKNYDGNDPDHAVEQFRTDKIITALNRHAWQRRDDEFRVGDVNPKEIPVINTVLGSYDWDDIKRTYEDFEPGQWDNPPSGTETARLKAKTLDNMVEMFDYTAASAELTSRHVMSQVSYRWD from the coding sequence ATGACAGGCCAGGAGTACATCGACCGCGCGGACGAGTCCCTCGACGCCGCCTACGAGGCCCCGATGAGCCTCGCAGAGTACGTCGACGCCGTCCTCGAAACGCCCCAGATCGCGGCGCATGCCTCGAAGTACCTGCTCGACGCCATCGAAGACGCGGGGACGCGGCTGGTCATTGAGGAAGGCGAGGAGAAGGAGCGCTACCGCTTCTTCGACGACCCGTACAACGACGGCGAACACGCCATCCTCGGCAACACCGAGGTGCTGAACGCCTTCGTCGACGACCTCCGCTCGATTGCGGCGGGCCGCGGGAAAGACGAGAAGATCATCTGGCTCGAAGGGCCGACAGCGACGGGGAAATCCGAACTGAAACGCTGTCTCATCAACGGCCTGCGGGAGTACTCGAAGACGCCCGAGGGGCGGCGCTACACCGTCGAGTGGAACGTCGCCGGCGCGGGCGGCAACGCCACCAGCATGACCTACGGGAACGCGGCCATCGAGGACGAGGACGACTGGTACGAGAGCCCGGTTCAGGCCCACCCGCTGACGGTGTTCCCCGACGACGTGCGGACGGACCTGCTCACCGAGGTCAACGAGCGCCTCGACGACCACATCCCCATCCGTGTCGACGGCGAACTCGACCCGTTCTCCCGAGAAGCCTACGACTTCCTCGAAGAGCAGTACCGGCGACAGGGCGAGACGGACCTGTTCTCCGCCGTGACACAGCCGGCCCACCTCCGGGTGAAGAACTTCGTCGTGGACGTGGGCCGGGGCATCGGTATCCTCCACTCGGAGGACGAGGGGACGCCCAAGGAGCGGCTGGTCGGCTCGTGGATGCACGGGATGCTCCGCGAACTCGATTCGCGGGGCCGGAAGAACCCGCAGGCGTTCAGCTACGACGGCGTCCTCTCGCAGGGCAACGGCCTGCTGACCGTCGTCGAGGACGCGGCCCAGCACGCCGACTTACTCCAGAAGCTGCTGAACGTCCCCGACGAGAGCCACGTCAAACTCGACAAGGGCATCGGGATGGACGTCGACACCCAGCTGGTCATCATCTCGAACCCGGATCTGGAAGCCCAGCTCAACAAGCACGCCGACCGAGAGGGGCAGGACCCGCTGAAGGCGCTGAAACGCCGGCTCGACAAACACGAGTTCACGTACCTGACGAATCTCTCGCTTGAGGCCCAGCTCCTGCGGCGGGAGCTGACCAACGAGACGCGGGTCTGGGACCCCGAGTCTTGGGACGAACTGGAGACGTGGATTCAGGAGCCACTGACCATCTCGGTCCGGGATGATGTGGCCTCGGCCACCGAGAAGGAACTGGCCCCACACACCGTCGAGTCCGCCGCGCTGTACGCCGTCGTTTCGCGGCTCGACAGCGCCGAGATTCCGACCGGGCTGGACCTCGTCGACAAAGCGCTGCTGTTCGACCGCGGCTACCTGATGGAGGGCGACGAGCGCGTCGACATCGAGGACTACGACCTGGAGACCACCGCCGAGGACGGCGACCACGGCATCCCGGTCACCTACGTCCGTGATATCATCGCCGACCTGCTGCACGAGCCACAGGACCGCCATCATCCCGACCTCCCGGTCGAACACGTGCTGATGCCCCGGGACGTGCTCAACGCTGTCGCCGAGGGGCTGGAAGACGCACCAGTGTTCTCCACCGGCGAGGCCACCGAGTACGAGGAACGCGTCGTGACTGTCAAGAACTACATCTTCGGCCAGCAGGAACAGGACGTGCTCGACGCGATGATGCGGGACAAGCGCGTCGACGAGGCGACCGTCGAGGAGTACATCGAGCACGTCTACGCCTGGGAGTCCGACGACCAGATAGAGAACGAGCGGGGCGAACTCGTCGACCCGGACCCCCTGAAGATGAAGGTGTTCGAGATCGAGCATCTGGGCCGGTTCGACGAGAAGAACTACGACGGTAACGACCCCGACCACGCCGTCGAGCAGTTCCGCACCGACAAGATAATCACGGCGCTGAACCGCCACGCGTGGCAGCGCCGGGACGATGAGTTCCGCGTCGGCGACGTCAACCCCAAGGAGATTCCGGTCATCAACACTGTCCTCGGGAGCTACGACTGGGACGATATCAAGCGGACCTACGAGGACTTCGAACCCGGGCAGTGGGACAACCCGCCGTCCGGGACCGAGACGGCCCGCCTCAAGGCAAAGACGCTGGACAACATGGTCGAGATGTTCGACTACACGGCGGCGTCGGCCGAACTGACGAGCCGCCACGTCATGAGTCAGGTGAGTTATAGATGGGACTGA
- a CDS encoding YeaH/YhbH family protein has product MGLKDDLERYRDVGEERRQDLAEFIQYGDLGQSRGDSVRIPIKIVDLPEFEYDQRDQGGVGQGEGAEEGDPVGQPQPQPGDGDDGEDGEPGEEGGEHEYYEMDPEEFAEELDEQLGLDLEPKGKKVIEEKEGDFTDITRTGPSSTLDFERLFKKGLKRKLAMDFDEDYVREALKVDGWGPATVYEWTREQNMPVSKAWIDDAYEELPADEKAVWDSIEEMEDIVEKVETSQRIRREGVDQIPFRREDERYRYPEIVEEREKNVVVVNIRDVSGSMRQKKRELVERTFTPLDWYLTGKYDNAEFVYIAHDADAWEVERDEFFGIRSGGGTRISSAYELAAEILEEEYPWSEWNRYVFAAGDSENSSNDTEEKVIPLMEQIPANLHAYVETQPSGNAINATHAEEVERNFRDADNVAVAYVSSPEDVVDAIYDILSTEDQ; this is encoded by the coding sequence ATGGGACTGAAAGACGACCTCGAACGGTACCGCGACGTGGGCGAGGAGCGCCGCCAGGACCTCGCCGAGTTCATCCAGTACGGCGACCTCGGCCAGTCTCGGGGCGACTCCGTGCGTATCCCGATCAAGATCGTCGACCTCCCCGAGTTCGAGTACGACCAGCGCGACCAGGGCGGCGTCGGCCAGGGTGAAGGAGCCGAAGAAGGCGACCCGGTCGGCCAGCCACAGCCCCAGCCCGGCGACGGCGACGACGGCGAGGACGGCGAGCCCGGCGAGGAGGGCGGCGAACACGAGTACTACGAGATGGACCCCGAGGAGTTCGCCGAGGAGTTAGACGAACAACTGGGGCTCGACCTCGAACCCAAAGGGAAGAAAGTCATCGAGGAAAAGGAAGGCGACTTCACCGATATCACCCGGACCGGTCCCTCCTCGACGCTCGACTTCGAGCGGCTGTTCAAGAAAGGCCTCAAGCGCAAGCTCGCGATGGACTTCGACGAGGACTACGTCCGCGAGGCGCTAAAAGTCGACGGCTGGGGGCCGGCCACGGTCTACGAGTGGACCCGCGAGCAGAACATGCCCGTCTCGAAGGCGTGGATCGACGACGCCTACGAGGAACTGCCCGCCGACGAGAAAGCAGTCTGGGACTCCATCGAGGAGATGGAGGACATCGTCGAGAAGGTCGAAACGTCCCAGCGCATCCGCCGGGAGGGCGTCGACCAGATCCCGTTCCGGCGCGAGGACGAACGATACCGCTACCCCGAAATCGTCGAGGAGCGGGAGAAAAACGTCGTGGTCGTCAACATCCGGGACGTCTCCGGGTCGATGCGCCAGAAGAAACGCGAACTCGTCGAGCGGACCTTTACGCCGCTTGACTGGTATCTCACGGGCAAGTACGACAACGCCGAGTTCGTCTACATCGCCCACGATGCCGACGCCTGGGAGGTCGAGCGCGACGAGTTCTTCGGCATCCGTTCGGGCGGGGGCACCCGGATCTCCAGCGCCTACGAACTCGCGGCGGAGATCCTCGAAGAGGAGTACCCCTGGAGCGAGTGGAACCGCTACGTGTTCGCGGCGGGCGACAGCGAAAACTCCTCGAACGACACCGAGGAGAAAGTCATCCCCCTGATGGAACAGATCCCGGCGAATCTCCACGCGTACGTGGAGACCCAGCCGAGCGGCAACGCCATCAACGCCACCCACGCCGAAGAGGTCGAACGCAACTTCCGCGACGCCGACAACGTCGCGGTCGCGTACGTCTCCTCTCCGGAGGACGTGGTGGACGCCATCTACGACATACTCAGCACGGAGGACCAATGA